Proteins from one Aquila chrysaetos chrysaetos chromosome 5, bAquChr1.4, whole genome shotgun sequence genomic window:
- the PROSER2 gene encoding proline and serine-rich protein 2 isoform X2, translating to MAFYAASGSISQESVMPRNLLSNSPEMASEISPKHTRGSMERGGSVENHGSQVRGRNLALDDESLKYLTHEEQDVLMFFEETIDALEDDLEEPVLHDSGIHCQSPRSTEENVSSHSETEDIIDLVQSTPESSDHEGPPSRDVEPVLDATWRTESPKPAVPADLPPHPPVPPPATSEALPLPPPPPPPVQHPKLLRSVPTPLIMAQKMSEQQTESRVRFPSALKEGNSDRKKTPVANGDYFVGPKHPPAPAPKLHRFPSNINITNVSGKEFNETISKAAVNVQERRAQVLANINGGAFLAAELEEKLQKNDFLSRNRSSSLRDLSSEQTRYEALTKLGLVKGKPAQDQVDHAPSTQQLDVQPKQADAVPNGYQNIHEILKSEPSPFLPMGKTVTIKPEVALAANKVSSTQQNTAKNFNDYKQPSLNLDMRRRSGSLPRPSGFRSQGITVKFAGRGSTEEARREALRKLGLLKETA from the exons ATGGCATTCTACGCTGCATCGGGATCGATAAGTCAAGAGAGTGTGATGCCTAGAAATCTCCTCTCAAATTCTCCTGAAATGGCATCCGAAATCTCTCCAAAGCACACACGTGGGAGCATGGAGAGGGGTGGCAGTGTGGAGAATCATGGCAGCCAAGTTAGGGGCAGAAATCTTGCCTTG GATGATGAGAGTCTGAAATACTTAACTCACGAAGAGCAGGATGTCCTGATGTTCTTTGAGGAAACCATAGATGCCTTAGAAGATGACTTGGAGGAGCCGGTCCTACATGACAGTGGCATCCACTGTCAGTCTCCACGGTCAACGGAAGAAAATGTATCCAGTCATTCAGAGACTGAAGATATCATCGACTTAGTACAGTCAACACCTGAGAGTAGTGACCATGAAGGCCCTCCTAGCAGAGATGTAGAACCAG TGTTGGACGCTACCTGGAGAACTGAAAGCCCTAAGCCAGCTGTACCTGCTGACCTTCCCCCACATCCCCCTGTACCACCACCAGCAACATCTGAGGcacttcctcttcctcctccaccccctccTCCAGTGCAGCATCCAAAATTGCTTCGTTCTGTCCCCACTCCGCTCATCATGGCCCAGAAGATGTCTGAGCAGCAGACAGAGAGCAGGGTGCGCTTCCCCAGTGCCCTCAAGGAAGGGAATtcagacaggaagaaaaccCCGGTAGCCAACGGTGATTATTTTGTGGGTCCGAAGCACCCTCCCGCACCTGCACCCAAACTGCACCGATTCCCGAGCAACATCAACATAACAAATGTCAGTGGCAAAGAATTCAATGAGactatttcaaaagcagcagttaaCGTCCAGGAGCGGAGAGCTCAGGTGCTGGCCAACATCAACGGAGGAGCTTTTCTGGCAGCTGAACTGgaggagaagctgcagaaaaatgatTTCTTGTCACGTAATAGAAGTTCTTCCTTAAGGGATCTCTCCTCTGAGCAAACACGATACGAGGCCCTGACAAAACTTGGCCTTGTTAAGGGAAAACCAGCTCAGGACCAAGTGGACCATGCCCCAAGCACTCAGCAGCTTGATGTGCAGCCCAAACAGGCAGATGCTGTTCCCAATGGATATCAAAACATccatgagattttaaaaagtgagcCCAGCCCTTTCCTTCCTATGGGCAAAACGGTAACAATCAAACCAGAGGTAGCTCTTGCTGCTAACAAGgtcagcagcacacagcagaacacagcaaaaaatTTTAATGATTATAAACAACCTAGTCTAAACCTGGATATGAGGAGGAGATCAGGCTCACTGCCTAGGCCTTCAGGATTTCGATCCCAAGGGATAACGGTGAAGTTTGCTGGCCGCGGCTCAACGGAAGAAGCTAGGAGGGAGGCACTTCGGAAACTGGGACTACTGAAAGAGACTGCATAA
- the PROSER2 gene encoding proline and serine-rich protein 2 isoform X1, with product MAFYAASGSISQESVMPRNLLSNSPEMASEISPKHTRGSMERGGSVENHGSQVRGRNLALDDESLKYLTHEEQDVLMFFEETIDALEDDLEEPVLHDSGIHCQSPRSTEENVSSHSETEDIIDLVQSTPESSDHEGPPSRDVEPGMLDATWRTESPKPAVPADLPPHPPVPPPATSEALPLPPPPPPPVQHPKLLRSVPTPLIMAQKMSEQQTESRVRFPSALKEGNSDRKKTPVANGDYFVGPKHPPAPAPKLHRFPSNINITNVSGKEFNETISKAAVNVQERRAQVLANINGGAFLAAELEEKLQKNDFLSRNRSSSLRDLSSEQTRYEALTKLGLVKGKPAQDQVDHAPSTQQLDVQPKQADAVPNGYQNIHEILKSEPSPFLPMGKTVTIKPEVALAANKVSSTQQNTAKNFNDYKQPSLNLDMRRRSGSLPRPSGFRSQGITVKFAGRGSTEEARREALRKLGLLKETA from the exons ATGGCATTCTACGCTGCATCGGGATCGATAAGTCAAGAGAGTGTGATGCCTAGAAATCTCCTCTCAAATTCTCCTGAAATGGCATCCGAAATCTCTCCAAAGCACACACGTGGGAGCATGGAGAGGGGTGGCAGTGTGGAGAATCATGGCAGCCAAGTTAGGGGCAGAAATCTTGCCTTG GATGATGAGAGTCTGAAATACTTAACTCACGAAGAGCAGGATGTCCTGATGTTCTTTGAGGAAACCATAGATGCCTTAGAAGATGACTTGGAGGAGCCGGTCCTACATGACAGTGGCATCCACTGTCAGTCTCCACGGTCAACGGAAGAAAATGTATCCAGTCATTCAGAGACTGAAGATATCATCGACTTAGTACAGTCAACACCTGAGAGTAGTGACCATGAAGGCCCTCCTAGCAGAGATGTAGAACCAGGTA TGTTGGACGCTACCTGGAGAACTGAAAGCCCTAAGCCAGCTGTACCTGCTGACCTTCCCCCACATCCCCCTGTACCACCACCAGCAACATCTGAGGcacttcctcttcctcctccaccccctccTCCAGTGCAGCATCCAAAATTGCTTCGTTCTGTCCCCACTCCGCTCATCATGGCCCAGAAGATGTCTGAGCAGCAGACAGAGAGCAGGGTGCGCTTCCCCAGTGCCCTCAAGGAAGGGAATtcagacaggaagaaaaccCCGGTAGCCAACGGTGATTATTTTGTGGGTCCGAAGCACCCTCCCGCACCTGCACCCAAACTGCACCGATTCCCGAGCAACATCAACATAACAAATGTCAGTGGCAAAGAATTCAATGAGactatttcaaaagcagcagttaaCGTCCAGGAGCGGAGAGCTCAGGTGCTGGCCAACATCAACGGAGGAGCTTTTCTGGCAGCTGAACTGgaggagaagctgcagaaaaatgatTTCTTGTCACGTAATAGAAGTTCTTCCTTAAGGGATCTCTCCTCTGAGCAAACACGATACGAGGCCCTGACAAAACTTGGCCTTGTTAAGGGAAAACCAGCTCAGGACCAAGTGGACCATGCCCCAAGCACTCAGCAGCTTGATGTGCAGCCCAAACAGGCAGATGCTGTTCCCAATGGATATCAAAACATccatgagattttaaaaagtgagcCCAGCCCTTTCCTTCCTATGGGCAAAACGGTAACAATCAAACCAGAGGTAGCTCTTGCTGCTAACAAGgtcagcagcacacagcagaacacagcaaaaaatTTTAATGATTATAAACAACCTAGTCTAAACCTGGATATGAGGAGGAGATCAGGCTCACTGCCTAGGCCTTCAGGATTTCGATCCCAAGGGATAACGGTGAAGTTTGCTGGCCGCGGCTCAACGGAAGAAGCTAGGAGGGAGGCACTTCGGAAACTGGGACTACTGAAAGAGACTGCATAA